The DNA sequence TAGCTCCACGCGACGTAGATGCTGGCCCGGCGCCGCCCCGGCGTGTACGGGCGGGCGTGGTGGCGCTGGTTGTAGGTGCGCGCGGTGATCGGCTCGGTCATCGGAGTCCCCGGGTTCACTGGAGCTGGTCGAGCATCTCGGACAGAGCGTTCTTGATCCGTAGCGCCTTCTTGATCTCGTCGGCGGTGACGTAGGGGTACTCGCCGTACTCGATGAAGCTCGGGCACTGGTGCTCGCGCACGAAGCGGATGAACGCCTCGGGGTTGGTCTTCCAGTCCTCCGGGAACCCCTCCAGGTTCTCGAACGTGGTGTCGACCCCGGACCTGCTGAACAGCGCGACCGCGTCCTCGGTGTACTTGTCGAAGTCGGTGTCGAAGATGCCCTGGTACATGAAGCGGGTGTCGTCGTCGAACAGCACCCAGCGCAGGTAGTGCAGCTTCAGCGGCGCCAGCAGGTACGGGTCGGCCTCCAGCGCCGTGGCCAGGGTCTGGCCGTGGGCGCGGATGGCGTCGGCGCGGCCCGGTTTGACCTTCGCGATGATGGTGAACCCGTAGCAGGCGGGCGTCCGCGGGAAGATCGGGCCGTACTTGCCCTGCTCCAGCTGGCTGGTGTCTTTCGGCAGCGCCATCGCCGCAGGTCTGATCTCCATGGCCGCATCCCGTCCGCAGGCGGGCCAGCCCCCGTTGCCCGCCCGTCTCGCCGATTATGCCCAGGTATGACCCGGTCAAGGGCTTGAAGCGCGGAATTACGGAATCTAGCGCAGCAGCAGCGCCGGGTTGGCGTGGATGTGCTCGATCACCGACCCGGCCGCGCCCAGCACCGCCGCGTCCCCGGCCAGCGGCGACACCACGACCGCCGGCACCGCGCCGTAGAGCGCCCCCGCCGCCAGGGCCGCCTCCACCTCGGGGCGCACCCACGGGGCCAGCGGCGAGAAGATGCCGCCCAGCACGACCGTGTCCGGGTCGAGCAGCTTGACCGCCGCCGCCAGCGCGGCGCCCAGCGACCGCCCGGCCGCCGTGACCGCGTCCAGCGCGCGCCGGTTCCCGGACTCCAGCAGCCCGACCAGCGCCGAGATCGACTCGCGCGGCCCGGCCGCCGACCCGGCGGTGACGCCGGTCAGCCCGGCCGCCGCCAGGATCGCCTCCTGCCCCGCGACCCGCTCCAGGCAGCCCCGGCCGCCGCACGGGCACGGCGGCCCGCCCGGCAGGACCGCGACGTGCCCGAGCTCGCCCGCGAACCCCCGCGCGCCCCGGAACACCTGGCCGCCGACGATGATGCCCGCGCCGATGCCGATCTCGCCGGAGACGTGCAGGTAGTCGCCGAGCGTCCGGCCCGCGCCGAACCACAGCTCGCCCACGGCCGCCAGGTTGGCCTCGTTGTCGTGCTCGGCGGGCAGCCGCAGCGCCGGCAGCCCGTCGCGCAGCAGCCCGGCCATGGGCACGTCCGACCAGCCCAGGTTGGGTGCGTGCAGCGCGCCGGCCCGGTCGGACACGCCCGGCAGCGCCACGGCCGCGCCCGCCACGGCCAGGCCCTGGTCGGCGGCGGAGGCGACAGCCTGCTCGGCCAGCCGGGCCAGCGCGGCCACGATCCGCTCGGGCTGCTGGTCGCGGTTGTCGGTGGCGACCAGGTGCCGGTATCGCACCCGCCGCCCCAGATCCAGCACGCAGGCGGCCAGGTAGTCGACGTTCACCTCCAGGCCCAGCCCGGCGGCGCGGTCGCGGTTGACGGCCACCGCGACGCCCGGCCGCCCGCGCTCGCCCTCGTGCACCAGCTCGCCGTCGCGGACCAGGCCCGCCTCGGCCAGCACCGCCACCAGGTTCGACACCGTGGTCTTGGTGAACCCGGTGAGGGCGGCCAGCCGGGCCCGGGTCACCGGCTCGTGCGCGAAGACCTCGCCGAGCAGCATGGCGAGGTTGCGTTCGCGCATCGTGCCGGGCCGCATGGGACCGCCGCCGCTATTCGTCATGGCACAAGACTAATGGGTACGCACGGCACGCCGAATCGGGGCGACCGGCTTGGCTTTTGCAGCCCCGGATGCTTTCATTGTTTCGTCAAGGCAGTTGACGAAACAATGTTGACGTCGAGGAGAACTCCGGTGAGCCTTACTCCCACCCCTGCGGACCGCTTCAGCTTCGGGCTGTGGACGGTCGGCTGGCAGGCACGCGACCCGTTCGGTGACGCCACCCGGGCGCCGCTCGACCCGGTCGAGACGGTGCACAAGCTGGCCGAGCTCGGCGCCTGGGGCGTGACGTTCCACGACGACGACCTGCTGGCCGTCGAGCCCGACCGCGACAAGGCGGTCGCCGCGTTCCGTCAGGCGCTGGACGCCACCGGCATGGTCGTGCCGATGGCGACCACGAACCTGTTCACGCACCCGGTGTTCAAGGACGGCGCGTTCACCTCCAACGACCGCGACATCCGGCGCTACGCGCTGCGCAAGGTGATGCGCAACCTCGACCTCGCCGCCGAGCTGGGCGCGAACACGTACGTGTTCTGGGGCGGCCGCGAGGGTGCCGAGACCGACGCCGCCAAGGACGTGCGGGTGGCGCTGGACCGGTTCCGCGAGGGCCTGGACTTCCTCGCCGGGTACGTCAAGGAGCAGGGCTACGACATCCGGTTCGCGCTGGAGCCCAAGCCGAACGAGCCGCGCGGCGACATCCTGCTGCCGACCATCGGCCACGCGCTGGGCTTCATCTCGACGCTGGAGCACCACGAGATGGTCGGCCTCAACCCGGAGGTCGGCCACGAGCAGATGGCGGGCATGAACTTCGTGCACGGCATCGCGCAGGCGCTGTGGCAGGGCAAGCTGTTCCACATCGACCTCAACGGCCAGCACGGCCCCAAGTACGACCAGGACCTGGTCTTCGGCCACGGCGACGTCAAGAGCGCGTTCTTCCTGGTCGACCTGCTGGAGCACGGCGGCTACGAGGGCCCGCGCCACTTCGACTACAAGCCGACCCGCACCGAGGACGCGGCGGACGTGTGGGAGTCGGCGGCGGCGAACATGCGCACGTACCTGCTGCTCAAGGAGCGGGCCAAGGCGTTCCGGGCCGACCCGGACGTGCAGGACGCGATCCGCGCCTCCCGCGTCCACGAGCTGGCGGTGCCGACCGTGGCGCCCGGCGAGACGTACGAGTCGCTGCGCACCGAGGAGTTCGACCTCGACGCCGCCGCGGCCCGCGGCTACCACTACACCCGCCTGGACCAGCTCGCCATCGAGCACCTGATGGGCGCCCGCTGACCGCTGGGTGAAGACGGCGCGGCACGTTCCGGGGGCAGCCGGAACGTGCCGCGTTTCGCGTGTACGGGTGTGGTCAGGCCGGCAGCGGCAGCGTCTGCTGCAGCTCGGCGCGGACCGCGGGGGTCAGCGCGTCACCGGCCTGCTTGCTGAGCTTGGCCATCTCGTACCCGACCACGCCCACATCCGCCGAACCCGCCGCCAGCGTCGCCAGGCTGGACCCGTCGCGGATCGGCATGACCAGCAGGAACCCCCGGCCCATCTCGACCACGGCCTGGCGCACCGCATCCCCGTCGAAGATGTGCGCCGCGGTCTTGGTGACGCTGACCAGGCTGGAGGTCACCGCCGCGAGCTGGTCCGCGCTGTCGCGCGGCAGCCGGTCGGACGACGCCACGAGCAGCCCGTCGGCGGAGACCACCACGGTGTGGACCACACCCGCCACTCGCTCGGTGAAACCGTTGATCAGCCAGTTGAAGTCACGAGCAGCAGTGCTGATCGCCATCGCTTACCATCCTCGTTTCGCACCTGGTGTTGCTATCCGGCCGGGGGCGCCGACACGGCCTCGGCCCGCGCCCCGTCCGGTGCCTCGTCCTCTGCCTCGGCACGGCGGATGCCGCCGGCCAGGCGGGTCAGGGTGTCGCCCATCGCGTCGGGGTCGACCTCGGCGCCCAGCGACGCGGCCTTCACCGCGGCCGGGGCGCCCGAGCGGACCCGCACCGGCAGCCCCGCCGGGGTCAGTTCGGTGACCTGCGGCGCGGGCGTCATCACGGCGCGCGGCGCCACAGGGGCGGGCGCGTCACGCGACCACCACACGCTCGCCTCGGCAGCCTCGGCAGCCTCGTCGGCATCGTCGGCATCGTCGGCACCGTCGACCGGAGCCTGCTCGGCCTGGGCCGCGTCGGGCCGGGCCTCGTCGCGCGGACCGGGCTGCGGC is a window from the Catellatospora sp. TT07R-123 genome containing:
- the xylA gene encoding xylose isomerase, encoding MSLTPTPADRFSFGLWTVGWQARDPFGDATRAPLDPVETVHKLAELGAWGVTFHDDDLLAVEPDRDKAVAAFRQALDATGMVVPMATTNLFTHPVFKDGAFTSNDRDIRRYALRKVMRNLDLAAELGANTYVFWGGREGAETDAAKDVRVALDRFREGLDFLAGYVKEQGYDIRFALEPKPNEPRGDILLPTIGHALGFISTLEHHEMVGLNPEVGHEQMAGMNFVHGIAQALWQGKLFHIDLNGQHGPKYDQDLVFGHGDVKSAFFLVDLLEHGGYEGPRHFDYKPTRTEDAADVWESAAANMRTYLLLKERAKAFRADPDVQDAIRASRVHELAVPTVAPGETYESLRTEEFDLDAAAARGYHYTRLDQLAIEHLMGAR
- a CDS encoding roadblock/LC7 domain-containing protein yields the protein MSTAARDFNWLINGFTERVAGVVHTVVVSADGLLVASSDRLPRDSADQLAAVTSSLVSVTKTAAHIFDGDAVRQAVVEMGRGFLLVMPIRDGSSLATLAAGSADVGVVGYEMAKLSKQAGDALTPAVRAELQQTLPLPA
- a CDS encoding ROK family transcriptional regulator, which encodes MTNSGGGPMRPGTMRERNLAMLLGEVFAHEPVTRARLAALTGFTKTTVSNLVAVLAEAGLVRDGELVHEGERGRPGVAVAVNRDRAAGLGLEVNVDYLAACVLDLGRRVRYRHLVATDNRDQQPERIVAALARLAEQAVASAADQGLAVAGAAVALPGVSDRAGALHAPNLGWSDVPMAGLLRDGLPALRLPAEHDNEANLAAVGELWFGAGRTLGDYLHVSGEIGIGAGIIVGGQVFRGARGFAGELGHVAVLPGGPPCPCGGRGCLERVAGQEAILAAAGLTGVTAGSAAGPRESISALVGLLESGNRRALDAVTAAGRSLGAALAAAVKLLDPDTVVLGGIFSPLAPWVRPEVEAALAAGALYGAVPAVVVSPLAGDAAVLGAAGSVIEHIHANPALLLR